A window of Diabrotica virgifera virgifera chromosome 9, PGI_DIABVI_V3a contains these coding sequences:
- the LOC126891217 gene encoding uncharacterized protein LOC126891217: MSIICIICEKAFSSQSTLNRHNKNIHGKNTNYAKSTFPTKFLCLQCNIYFNINHDLRTHLEQEHNHSTELEKLEFNNFPDFNEWLMQEEKLKNVRYCKIKGAKTNTCGDEEKCYYECVRSFRNYSIKKERIRNLKSQGSCKMPFSCTSQIVLTKHLISDKCFVLYYKTHYGHREEIEHLRLSQIDRQAVASKLILGVPPKSIVSSVRDNLGKKLQRFDIITAQDVRNVKNSFGIVSKEGCRHKDDATSVHFWVSECFQSGSSPVLFYKQQGLVIEDYPNLKIDDFCLIFMNTVQKEILLKFGSDLIAIDGTHGLNPYNFELTTILVTDEFNNGFPVAFMFTNRKDTSVYELFFIKVKEIAGIVNAKVFMSDITNTFYNAWCHVMSPAEKRLFCAWHVDRAWQTNLAKISNTEKKSYVYKMLKDLQSILDIDRFIKSANNFLQKLLGDADTHSFGVYFSENYCNNFQEWAYCCRKGCGVNTNMHIESFHKVLKYFYLDGKKVKRLDKSIHKLLEYVRDKTVERIIKLTRGKSDDSTITSRHRAALTTHFSVFQCENNIFKLESENNTETHYIEKQKTTNCCEVKCTLCKICIHSYKCTCLDYLIKTTICKHIHYFVLQDKSVINQNENTVSLASETEVKQLVSQISSKKNSEQTIRNQIKEKALHIVHLADSEKVNKEQLKIMLDHVNSAVSVSSIPQTNFNIENPTVLPK, translated from the exons ATGTCTATAATTTGTATTATATGCGAAAAGGCGTTCTCTAGCCAGTCAACCCTTAATAGGCATAACAAAAATATTCATGGAAAGAATACAAACTATGCTAAGTCTACATTCCCCACGAAATTTTTGTGCTTGCAATGTAATATTTATTTCAATATCAATCATGATTTGCGAACACACTTAGAACAGGAACACAATCATTCCACTGAATTGGAGAAATTAGAGTTCAATAATTTTCCAG ATTTTAACGAATGGTTAATGCAAGAAGAAAAGTTGAAAAATGTTCGATATTGCAAAATTAAAGGTGCAAAAACAAATACCTGTGGTGATGAAGAAAAATGCTATTATGAGTGTGTCCGCTCTTTCAGAAATTATTCCATCAAGAAAGAGAGAATACGGAATTTAAAATCGCAAGGATCTTGCAAAATGCCTTTTTCATGCACTTCTCAGATAGTATTAACGAAGCATTTAATTTCTgataaatgttttgttttataCTATAAAACGCATTATGGGCACCGTGAAGAAATAGAGCATTTAAGGTTATCACAGATAGACCGACAAGCAGTTGCTTCCAAACTTATTTTAGGAGTTCCCCCAAAAAG CATTGTGAGCAGTGTTCGAGACAATCTTGGCAAAAAACTTCAAAGATTTGACATAATTACAGCACAGGATGTAAGAAATGTAAAGAACTCTTTTGGAATTGTTTCAAAAGAGGGATGTAGGCACAAAGATGATGCCACAAGTGTACATTTTTGGGTGTCTGAATGCTTTCAGAGTGGCTCATCACCAGTGCTCTTTTATAAGCAACAAGGTTTAGTTATAGAGGACTATCCAAATCTCAAAATAGATGATTTCTGTTTGATATTTATGAATACGGTACAGAAAGAAATCTTACTAAAATTTGGATCTGACCTTATTGCAATTGATGGGACTCATGGTTTAAATCCTTACAATTTTGAACTCACTACCATATTAGTGACGGATGAATTTAACAATGGATTTCCTGTAGCATTTATGTTTACCAATAGAAAGGATACTTCTGTGTacgaattattttttataaaagttaaaGAGATTGCTGGTATTGTAAATGCAAAGGTATTCATGTCAGATATTACAAATACATTTTATAACGCTTGGTGTCACGTTATGAGTCCTGCTGAAAAAAGACTTTTTTGTGCATGGCATGTTGATCGGGCATGGCAAACAAATCTTGCAAAAATTTCAAACACCGAAAAGAAATCATATGTATATAAAATGTTGAAAGACCTACAGTCTATTTTAGATATAGATCGTTTTATAAAGAGTgctaataattttttgcaaaaacttttGGGAGATGCAGACACTCATAGTTTTGGCGTATATTTTTCTGAAAACTATTGCAATAATTTTCAAGAGTGGGCATATTGCTGTAGAAAAGGCTGTGGGGTCAACACAAACATGCATATTGAAAGCTTCCATAAGGTACTAAAATACTTTTACTTAGATGGTAAGAAAGTGAAACGTTTAGATAAAAGCATTCATAAGTTGCTAGAATATGTGAGAGACAAAACTGTTGAAagaattataaaattaacaagAGGTAAAAGTGACGATAGTACAATAACATCCAGACATAGAGCTGCTCTAACCACTCATTTCTCTGTATTCCAGTGTGagaataatatatttaaattagAGAGTGAGAATAATACTGAAACTCATTATATTGAGAAACAGAAAACTACCAACTGTTGCGAAGTCAAATGTACCTTGTGTAAAATCTGTATTCATTCCTACAAATGTACTTGTCTTGATTACTTAATTAAAACAACTATTTGCAAGCATATACATTATTTTGTATTGCAAGACAAATCTGTAAttaatcaaaatgaaaatacagttTCATTAGCTTCAGAAACTGAAGTCAAACAGTTAGTGTCTCAAATTTCCAGCAAAAAAAATAGTGAGCAGACTATAAGAAATCAAATTAAAGAGAAGGCTCTTCATATCGTTCATCTAGCAGATTCAGAAAAGGTGAATAAAGAGCAGTTAAAGATAATGCTGGATCATGTAAATAGTGCGGTGTCTGTGAGTTCCATTCCACAAACTAATTTTAATATAGAAAATCCGACTGTTcttcccaagtag